CTACCTAGAAAAAGGCGTCAAAGCTAATAGCGGCCCTAAAATCAAGGAGGGCATGGTATTTTGCTTAGAGCCTATGGTGTGTCAAAAACAGGGCGAGCCTAAAATACTAGCGGATAAGTGGAGCGTGGTTTCAGTGGATGGGCTTAACACAAGCCACCATGAGCATACTATCGCCATAGTTGGCAATAAAGCAGTGATTCTTACGGAGCGTTAATGGCAAGAGATGATGTTATAGAAGTGGATGGGAAAGTGATTGAGGCGTTGCCTAACGCCACTTTTAAGGTGGAGTTAGACAATAAGCATGTGGTGTTGTGCCGTATTTCTGGAAAGATGCGCATGCACTATATTAGGATTGCTTTAGGCGATAGGGTCAAGCTAGAGCTTACGCC
This DNA window, taken from Helicobacter pylori, encodes the following:
- the infA gene encoding translation initiation factor IF-1 produces the protein MARDDVIEVDGKVIEALPNATFKVELDNKHVVLCRISGKMRMHYIRIALGDRVKLELTPYSLDKGRITFRYK